Sequence from the Phragmites australis chromosome 11, lpPhrAust1.1, whole genome shotgun sequence genome:
tatttgaggtatgaaaaattgctagaatttataaaattaattttattttgataattttaattaaatattgactaggtattttcagataaaaataattaaaatgggttgctagtgagctataatttgcttatgaaaatatttagaatttttagactatttttgtaCTCCAAATAAAATCACgtgttaaataaaaaacttaaatgCACACATACATATCTTGCTAGCTTCTTTCTTCGCAACGGGACAACACTGGGTGGCGGGTGTATTCGGCACCTACGGTATCGAATACGCTACTATGCATCTTATTTAACATCTCAGATGTCGAATACATATCGTTTTTGTATCTGAGGTGTTGAATATGGTACACAGTGTTATATTTGGCCCTCAGGTGTCAAATACTGTCGGATCCACGTTTTTTTTCAGTGTCTCAGATATTAAAATTGGGTTTTTAGAATTTAAAATATCAAATACAcatactaaatttgtaaatatccTAACATATTATCTAAATATGGTgtcatatattatttatttttgaatttttgctcGCCTTCTGAGTTAGTATGGTACTAGTAGTACTTCAGAGTGTCTCTGTTTTGGAAGATGGTGAAATGGATTGAGGAGTACGATATGCGAGAAGGCTGCTGCGCGAGTTGATTGCGTCTTAAAATGTTTATCACATGATGATGTGGTCACGAGAATCGATAAACATGTTTCTGTTTGGGAGTACTGCTACACGTACCACCACACTTAAGTACAACTCAGGATGCAACGATTGAAATTGAAATGCATATTTGCTGTAAATAGTGGTATGTGATGCATTTCCCTTGAATAAAAAGGAGTGCGTAATTAAGGCGAAGCATTATAGCGAACGAGTTGCCGTACCCCGGGAAAGTACGCGTTTCTATACGCGTACTACTATAATTGCAGGCCTGATCTAGTTTTGTGATGCTCATATTTCAACTTCCCGTGCCCTCCGAAGGGTCTTGGCAATAGATCACGGGAAAACGATACAGTGCATAGACACCAAAGAAAACTCTCATGGATTTCCATTTGGCGAACCCTAGGCCGAAATGAACATGTTCAGCTCGCTGCCGAGCTATTCAGGGACTCGAGCATCAACCTTTTTCTTTTAGTGGCCATTTTCTCGACGACTTTAACCTGACGTGTAAATCCGGCAGGCTCTAGGAGCTGGTGCTAGTGCGTGTATTTTCCTCGGAACGCAAAACGCACTCTATCCCAGATCCGGTTATTAACCGCAAGAGCAAACGCCATGTGCTTCCCATAAAaacatatccaaccatattctttttatttcgtTTACTTTCtaattctcttttttattctcatttactttatttttatttatcttcaacagtttcTCTTCAAAAGATTCGtaaagaaaaagtaaaaaaaatccgTCCTAAAGTAAAATTGTTAAAATACTGAAGAAAAAGTTACTTAATAAAGAGATTTTGGATCTAACAAAATGATTTGAGATGGTCTAAACATTACCTGCGAGCTAGGACGCGAGGGCCCTGGCGGCCGGCCACCAGGCCGTCACCGTCTCGATCGGGGCCCCACGCGTCTGCGTCATAAGAAGTCGAGTAAACAGATTCAAGGTAGCCCATGATCCGAACCGTGCTGGGCCCCATCCGCGCGACCGAAATGAGACGAGGATAAGATCAGACCGGGGGCGCAGCCGCGGAGCAGATTCCGGGGAGAAAGCCATGTGTGGCAGCGCGGCGGTGGCCGGCcaacccgacccgacccgaccgACCGGCTTTATGAACCCAAATACCCATGGATTGGGCCGGCGGGCCACCGGCATGGGGCCCGCGTCAGCGTCGATCGCAGACGACCCGATTCGCATGTAGCCGCACCGGCAACGGCGATGCGAGGGGACATCTCCGAGCCGTCTACTGCAAATTGCGCGCATTatctttgcattttttttctttcttttccgcAGCAAATTGCGCACGTTACCATGGTGGCTTTGGTCAAACGACGCCGTGCCGCGTCTGAAAGCGAGCGTGTAGCGGGCGCACCGCGCGTTGTTCTCCCGTCGGGCTCGGCTGTGCGTTCGCTGTGCCTGTGTATATATACGCGCCACCGCACCGGCGATGCGGAGGCCAATGCCCAAACTCGCAAGAGATCAGAGCAAGGGAGAAGAAACGAGTCCAAAGAGAAAGAGCGAGCAGGAAACAGCTGCGTTTTCCTGGGCTAGCACGGGGGGAGGCTGGGAGCGGGTAGTTCAGGTTTGCCTTGCCACCGAAATGAGCTGCAGGCGCGGTGAAGAGGGGAACGAAGAGCTGTTCGAGACGATGTCGTCCGTCTCCGGCGGTGAGTCCGACGCCGACGGCGAGGACCACTTCCCGGACGGCGCGGGGGAGGGCACGTGTGACCAGGACAGCCGCCTGTTCGTGCCGCAGCCGCTGCGGGGAATGAACTCGGACAGCATCTACGACATGTCGTCCATGATGTCGCAGCTCCCGGGCAAGTAAGTGTATATACCTCCCGGCAAATCACATGAAAGATTTTCACCAGAAGGGTAAAGCTTTCCGTGCTCACCGTGCTAGAACTCGCAGGAAAGGATTGTCGAGATACTACGAGGGCAGGTCCCAGTCGTTCGCGTGCCTGGAGGAGGTGCGGTGCCTGGAGGACCTGCGCAAGAAGGACAGCCCCTACAAGCAGAAGATCAAGTCGTGCAAGAGCTACGTCGCGCTGGGAGGGATGGCCAAGAAGACCTCCTCGAGCTCCTGCGCGAATCTGAACCTCGTGGCGGCCAAGGGGTTCAGGCCGCCCCCTATTCAGAACGGGTACCATCAGTAGGCTGCGAGTGCGAGGTAGAGAACGCCGCAGGAATGCTTTTGATCTTGAGGGTCTCTCTCTGTGTGCTCCTCTTCTTCCCACTTCCGCGGGAATTTTCACCACGGGCGCATTAGTCCGTGAAAAAATTACGAGGCGTTGCACTGTTTCTTGCTCAGCTACCAATAGAGGAACTTGGATCGTTTTGCTACTCGGCAAGAAAACTGTTCTGTGTGTACTGTAAATACGGAGCAGGACAGTGTGAGGCATCTGGTTATCGAAATTTTCCGTCCATTGCTCATGTGGATCTTTCGATGCGATCGAGAATCTCCTTCCATTGTTCATGGAAATTGGGAGTATTTCAATCTAGCATCTTTTGGAGTTGGCCCGGATGAGGACATCAGCTTAGGGCTTTAGGCTCTGCCGTATTCGCAAAGTCCCTCCAGGAGTCCGGGTGGATCCATCCATCGAACAGAATGGTGAAACATCAAAACAAACTGAAACTCTATTTGCAACCTAGTGTCGAGCAGGAAGCACATGCACACACGAAACATACACCTTCTTATTCCGGAGAAACAATGAAATCACTTGTACAGCCTACAATGAGGCACGCACTCAAATCTCTCGATTTCTCTACACAACATAgatctctcccccccccccccccggaggCTGTGGAAACCTATGCCGCTAAATTACGCTCTGCTGATGTACAacgtgcaaaaaaaaaaaaaaagagggcaAAAACCATTGCAGATCTACCTAGCAGGCTCGAACCTCAGTGAAACGGCTCGGAGTTGGTTCGCAGTTGCCGGTGAGCTTCAAGGAAGCAGGATAGCTTCCTCATGATTGACTGGTGGCTAGTATACTACTACTGTAATCAATTAAATCAGTATAGCTTCAAGGACCCAAGAAAGCATACTACTACTACTGCAATCGATTAAATCAGCACCATACTAATCAGTTCACTACAATACCATTTCCGATATCGTACATCGTGATCAGTGATAACAAAAATAATCTTGTGCTTGCAGTTGGGACATGCATTGAAGAACAATACTTCACATACAAGAAGATAATATGTATAACTACAACAAAGAGAATAACAGCGCACCCTTTGTAAAGCAACATGCATCCCCTAACCCTTAGCTCACCACTATCACCTACCTAGCTAATCCAAATTGACCACCACTAAATTTGGGTCCTATAACTGAGTTGACATCTACCGAAACAACAAGTTGCCTTTTAATGCAGCATgataaaaaatgaaaatccTAATAAACCTAAAAGAAAATATACATGGATTCATGGCTGACGCCAcggttcaaaaaaaaagaaaaagaaaaaaaagtctgAGGTACTTACGGGGAATAAAATCCACTGCTCGGCAAATATCCTCCAGAGAAGGTGCGAAAAGGTACTCCATTGTTGGAATTTCAAGATGATTGGTACCGTGAGCCTGAAAAACAGAGTTATCTGGTCATTCAAAATATCAGAAGGCAATATTATAAACCTGCTACACATGATGATGACACATAACTAACATAACTCTCTATCGCTCCACTTTCCTACCTCATGTCTACCGTTACGCTGACCAATTGTTTTGCTGATTGCACAATGCATCGTCATGAGGCAGAAAATAACATCTATGATTATATACAGTGACATTATATATTGCATGCAAACGCATAGGAGAGAATACCGTTTCTGTATTACAGGTTTAAAACTTACTACTGGTCTGGATAACAGGAGGTTGAGATAAGGACATGTTTGGTTGGACTGATTTTTTTATAAGCTATTTTTAAAAGCTGATGTTGAAAATCCACttataaaaaattgtttttgaaTTGGCTTTTTTTAcagataaaatatataatatataatactCCTTAGAACATCATCTCTCCTAAACTATAAAAGCTTCTCTAGATCCACTTATGACTTTCAATAATAACAACAATTTTTGTTCTCAAAAACCATTTCTAAAAAATAGACtatttagtttaatttttttacttctGAATAGCATAAACTAGCAGAAAACCGCGGCTTCGGGCCCGCGCCCGCGTGGGCGACCGCGGCGGCGTGGCCTCGTGTCAACCACGGCCCGCTCTCCGCCGAATGTCTCAGGCGCATGTCTCGCGCCGCGACGCGAGTTCGTATCGAACGTTGGACGCATGCCGTGGGCCGGGCCAAAATTCGTTTAACCCAACCTCAAAATCTGCAGGAGCGACACGACACGAGGCCCGGCTGGCGCCCGACGATTGGCGTGGTCCGCGACTTTGAAGCAGAGGCGGCCCGCTAGTTAGCATTACCGCAGCTTAGTAATACGTTTCCAGGAACCAAAGTTCGACAGGATCCTTGTGCAGAATGATCAAACAGTCCGAAGTATGCTTTGTGGAAGAAAGAACTTATCCAGGCTTCAAATATGCTTGCAAAAATCATTAAGCATAACTCAATTGGTTAGGGTTGTTATCGTAAAACCGGTTCACCGAATTCGAGTTCAAGACTTAGAACACATACTCacatttataaaattattatatatattcttaaaGTCTTGATGTTATGTTAGTATAGAAGCCGAAAGCTGTACTTGCTTTATTAAAAAATAGGCAAAAAAGTTATACTTCTTTCATCTAACAAACACTGGCTAGAGCTGTTTCGTCAATCAAGTATAATGCCACTTGTtcctcgccaaaaaaaaaaaaaaaagtagaagcAACTTTCACAATCTAAATTAATCTGACGACTTGTAGAGACAAATTTTCCTGCACAGTACGGAACAACCTTCGTCAATATTCATTTTTTTAGGAAGCCTGGTGGAGTATTCTTTCTTCAGGGGAAAAAAAGTTCCAGCTTGCATTTAGCCAATTTCCAAGCGCGGAGAAGTCAGAAGTCTACTGCAGGTTTGTATACGTTTTGCCGTATGCTATGTGCTGGATAAAGATGTGCTGAAGTGGTTAATTTTATGGTTGCTGGTGCGATCCATGTTAGCAACTGGGATTTATTTTTCGTCCCGATAACAGAAGGCCTCAGGGAGAATTAATACTTGTTCTGTGTGTTGAATAAATATGCGCTGACGTGATTAATTTTATGGTTGCTGTTGCGATCAATGTTAGCAACTGGGATTTATTTTTCGTCCCGATAATAGAAggcctcaccgcctcaggaagCATTTTCGTTAAATAGATATTGTGCTGCTTCGGCTGCTAGCTAATGCAATGGAGCAATCAATGCCGAGAACAATGGCAGCAACATCGTGGTGGCTGCTTATCTGCCTCGCCGCCACTGCGGTACTCCGAGCTCGTGCACAGCCCGACCGCATCGGTATGCTCAACATCTCGAAGGTTTCACACCATTTCAGATCCTATTGCATGTATAGGTGGCATGACAACACAACTCTATGTACCATGCGTCCGCGCACGATTGAAGAACAAGATATTCTTGTGCGGTTGCAGGTTTCATCAGCATAGACTGTGGCCTGCCGGGGACGGCGAGCTACGTGGACGACACCACCAAGCTATCCTACGCCCCGGACGCTGCCTTCACCGACGCCGGATCGAATCAAAACATCTCGGCCGCGTACATCACGCCAAACCTCGGCAAGCTCTACCTCAACGTGCGCAGCTTTCCCAACGGGGCGCGCAACTGCTACACGATCCGGTCCCTCGAGGCCAGGCTCAAGTACATCCTCCGCGCCACCTTCATGTACGGCAACTACGACGGTCTCAGCCGTCCGCCCATCTTCGACCTCTACGTCGGCGTCAACTTCTGGAGCATGGTGAACATCACGGGCGCCGACAGCCGGAAGATCCTGGAGGTCATCGTCGTCGTGCCGGACAACTTCGTGCAGGTTTGCCTGGTGAACACCGGCTCCGGGACGCCGTTCATCTCCGCGCTGGAGCTGAGGCCTCTCACCAAGAGCTCGCTCTACCCGCAAGCGAACGCGACGCAGGGCCTGGTCCTGCTCGGCAGGATCAACTTCGGTGCGACCGATGATACGCGAATTGTCAGGTCAGCAAAAGATACCAGTCCATCACCTGCTTTTCCCCACTAAATCAGTCTGAAGAGCGATATCCTTGACGTAATTAACGTGGAGTAACGAAGTAATTGACCGCGAAAACCAATGATTGGTCAGgtaccccgatgatccacgcGACAGGTTCTGGTTCCCCTGGGTCGATGCCACCAGCTGGAACTCTCTATCGACGACATTGAGGGTGCAGAACATAGACAGCGACCTGTTCGAGGCGCCGTTAAAGGTGATGCAGACGGCGATCACGCCACGCAACGCCTCCAAGAACATCGAGTTCTTCTGGGACTCGGAGCCTCAGCCCAAGGACCCGACGCCGGGGTACATCGGCATCATGCACTTCTCCGAGCTACAGCTCCTGCCCGGCAATGCCGTGCGCCAGTTCTACATCAACCTCGACGGCAAACCGTGGTACCCGAAGGCCTTCACGCCGGAGTACCTCTACAGAGACGCCACGTACAACATCAACCCCTATCGGGGCCTTGCTCGGTACAATATCTCGATCAACGCCACCGCCAACTCGACTCTGCCGCCGATCATCAACGCCGTCGAGGTTTTCTCCGTCATCTCCACCACCAACGTTGGCACAGACTCCCAGGACGGTACGTGCACGTAGACATATACATGAGCATGCGGATAAGGCAGCAACGCGCGGGTGTTAATGAAAACTTGGGTGCAATTAACAGTATCTGCCATCACGGCGATCAAGGTGAAGTATCGCGTGCAAAAGAACTGGATGGGTGACCCATGTGGTCCGAAGACTCTTTCGTGGAACGGGTTGACTTGCAGCTATGGCATATCGAGTCCTCCAAGAATCACTGGCGTGTAAGTACTTAATACAGAACACTAGCTAACTTGTGCTCAAAACTCATGACAAGACAAGAACGAAATCATTGATCTATTTAGGACCTTTCTTgaatcttttttttcaaaaaaagaaaagctactCCTAAAAAAACACTTTAGGTTTGAACATGGCACGGTCTCAAATGTTTATATTTGGCAgctattttctattaaattatATTTACAAAATCCAATAAACTTACAATATTATGAATTTactttttaagacaaatctatacatataattgttatgtttttaaactaattatttaaaagttattgatagtcaaagtttcaaAATATTGACTGAGTCATGTCCACGACATcatgtatttatgatcggagTGAGTAGTTAGTATCTTAAACAGGGTTAAAAGAAAAGGCTATCGTTAAACTGAATTATCGGATATTTTGCAGAAACATATCCTTCAGTGGTATAGACAGCGACATATCGTCTTCTTTCGCAAATCTCAAGGCCGTCCAATATTTGTATGTGTGGAGTTCTCGATCTATTTCAACCTCGTAATGGACATTTCTAACAAAATAAGTCACATATATCATGGTCCATATATATGTTGCAGGGATCTATCACACAACAATCTGACAGGCTCAATTCCTGAAGTCCTTTCACAGTTACCTTCACTAACACTTCTGTAAGTTGCTAGCTTATATTGTTTTTTTGCCTTATCCGCCCCCCTCGCACCACTTTGACTCACATCAATAGCATTTGGTTTCTTTCAGAGATTTGACAGACAACCAGCTCAATGGATCAATCCCCCCTGGACTTCTCAAAAGAATTGAAGATGGCTCCTTAGATCTAAGGTCGATTCCGTGGTTCTCTTTTGGTTATTGTAGCATGCATGATATCTTGGCAGTTTCATTAAAACTATTTGTTTATCTTATTTGTTTGTAGATATGGCAATAATCCAAACCTTTGCAGCAATGCCGATTCATGTCCGAGTCCGACCCCGAAAAAGAAGAGCAGGCTTGCCGTCTACATTGCTGTCCCTGTAGTTCTGGTTGTTGTGGTAGGACTACTGGTAGCACTACTTTGCTGCTTCCTTCGACGAAAGAAGCAAGGTGGCACATCAACTCTCTGCTCCAGCAAATTTTCCCCAACCTGAACACAAACCTGATGCTTTTTGTATGTGCCATTCAGAATCAATGAGCCAGTCTGTGAAGCCTCAAAATGAGGCGCCGACGAGCCATGTGCCACCAGGTGACGCGTACGCGCAGAGCTCGCTGCAGCTTGAGAACCGCCGGTTCACGTACAAGGAACTGGAAATGATCACGAACAACTTCCAGCGTGTGCTCGGCCGCGGAGGGTTCGGGGAAGTCTACGATGGCTTCTTGGAGGACGGCACTCAGGTGGCAGTCAAGCTGCGGTCTCAGTCTTCCAATCAGGGCGTCAAGCAGTTCCTCGCAGAGGTAGAATTTCTTCAGAATTTGCATCAAGAAATTTCGCGGTGGAATTTGATTAGTACTCGTGATCATTTACTCAGGCTCAGATCTTAACACGGATTCATCACAAGAATCTCGTGTCCATGATCGGGTACTGCAAGGACGGGCAGTACATGGCACTTGTCTACGAGTACATGTCAGAAGGCACCCTGCGAGAGCAGCTTGCAGGTATGTCATATGTGAGTTGTTAAGCAGTCCAGCTTGCACGGCACACCATAACATTTCAAACTGCCAAGATTTAAGTGTTATTCATCTATAGGATCATTTTTGAAGTGCCTATGTTGATATGAATTCTCGTTCTATCGATCGATCATTTATGATGTGCCTCTGTTGATATGAATTTCTCGTTCGATCGATCCGTTCGCAGGAAATGGCCGCAACAGAAGAAGTTTAACCTGGAGGCAGAGGCTTCGAATCGCACTGGAATCAGCGCAAGGTGCTTATTTATGAATCTAACTTGTGGTCCAATTGGTATTGGAATTTTGGTTTTACTAGAAGCGCGAACACCATTGTACGTGCAGGGCTGGAGTATCTGCACAAGGGGTGTAACCCACCTCTCATTCACAGGGATGTGAAGACGACTAACATCCTACTGAACACAAAACTGGAAGCCAAGATTGCCGATTTTGGTTTGTCCAAGGCTTTCAATCTTGACAACGAAGCTCATATGTCCACGAATATTTTCGCTGGTACACTCGGATACGTTGATCCAGAGTATGTCCATCCAATATCCTTTATCAAATCTATCAAAATGATCATTTTTCCACTAGTGACGAGCAATTCGTGCAACATAGGTGTCAGGCAACCCTGCAGCCGACGACCAAGAGTGACGTTTACAGCTTCGGAGTTGTGCTACTGGAGCTGGTCACGGGGAGGCAGGCCATCATGTACGAGCAAGAGCCTACCAACATCATCCAGTGGGTGCGGCAGCGCTTGGCACGGGGCAACATCGAGGAAGTCGTGGACGCGCGCATGCACGGCGAGTACGACGTCAACAGCGTGTGGAAGGCCGCGAACGTCGCGCTCAAGTGCACCGTGCAGGTGTCGGCGCAACGGCCCACAATGACTGATGTGGTGGCGCAGCTGCAGGAGGGCCTTGAGCTCGAGGAGGGCCACACCGGCGGTTACGCAAACGCTAGCTTCTACACCGGCGGCAGCAGCGACCCCAACTCTGGTTACAACGCGTACGCCGCTGATGACCAGTCCATTGACGTGAGCCAGGGCAGCACTGCATTTGAGATGGAGCATAATTTTGGGAAGGTGCCAAGAATGAACATAGGGCCTGTTGCAAGATAAGGTTCTTCTAGGGTTTTTCAGTGATGCTGTTTCAGCAAAGCAAGTTCGACTATACAAAGGTCCCGACGTTAGAAGTGTGTGCAGTTTGgcctaaaaaagaaaataagtgtatgcagtttttttttaaaaaaaaattggaagaCCTCGGAGTTTATGTACTACTTTGTCTGTTCTTCCCACGGAAGGACACTCCACTACTATCCTCACTGAGTGCACTTGTCTATTCTTTCCACATCTTTGGCTACATTTTACAGCTTCAAATTTGGCAATGTTGCACGCCGAAGACACCTGACATATCTTTCCAATGACTGTGGATACGAATCAACTGTCTCACAAAAACCGATCTCTGCGGCTCTCCATCATCCTATTTTTGTCGCCTTATATtaccacaaaaaaaaagaaaaaaagaaaaaaaaagctgtAGTAGATAGTTGTCGTCAACCATCTTCGTTGGTGGAGATTTAATCAGTGTGCCTATGATTTTGTAATTCTCTCCTTGTTCCGAAGTAGATGTATTTTTTTGAGTTCAGTCTTTAAAGCTAtattttgattaagattttttcacaaaatatatcatttatagctacaaaacatatatagtgtgaaatcattttaaattatgaatctagttatataatttctatacactagatattcttattatttgattaaatattaatcaaactatataaaatttgacttttaaaaaaaataaatatatctactatttctgaacggatAGAGTAATGATTTACAACTCTGAATACCACAACGATACATGTTACTGATATTTTGAGTTTTCTTTACGGTGAACATTGATAATAACCGACAGTCTCATGAAACTCATCTCAGTGACTCTCCATTGTCCTATCCCTATCATCCTAGTTTTACTCTATAGTAGATTGTTATCGTCAACCATCCTCCTTGCCCGCTAGTGACTTTTAGTCCAAACAAATTTTTAGTTTCATAATATATGTGTGTTGTTGATGCCGAGTGATATaaattattatgtattaataaatatatcattattattaattcacattaaatatatatcttattgtatgtattgagagggagagagatctaggagaaagaggaaggacagagagagggaggagag
This genomic interval carries:
- the LOC133885812 gene encoding putative leucine-rich repeat receptor-like serine/threonine-protein kinase At2g19230; the encoded protein is MEQSMPRTMAATSWWLLICLAATAVLRARAQPDRIGFISIDCGLPGTASYVDDTTKLSYAPDAAFTDAGSNQNISAAYITPNLGKLYLNVRSFPNGARNCYTIRSLEARLKYILRATFMYGNYDGLSRPPIFDLYVGVNFWSMVNITGADSRKILEVIVVVPDNFVQVCLVNTGSGTPFISALELRPLTKSSLYPQANATQGLVLLGRINFGATDDTRIVRYPDDPRDRFWFPWVDATSWNSLSTTLRVQNIDSDLFEAPLKVMQTAITPRNASKNIEFFWDSEPQPKDPTPGYIGIMHFSELQLLPGNAVRQFYINLDGKPWYPKAFTPEYLYRDATYNINPYRGLARYNISINATANSTLPPIINAVEVFSVISTTNVGTDSQDVSAITAIKVKYRVQKNWMGDPCGPKTLSWNGLTCSYGISSPPRITGVNISFSGIDSDISSSFANLKAVQYLDLSHNNLTGSIPEVLSQLPSLTLLDLTDNQLNGSIPPGLLKRIEDGSLDLRYGNNPNLCSNADSCPSPTPKKKSRLAVYIAVPVVLVVVVGLLVALLCCFLRRKKQESMSQSVKPQNEAPTSHVPPGDAYAQSSLQLENRRFTYKELEMITNNFQRVLGRGGFGEVYDGFLEDGTQVAVKLRSQSSNQGVKQFLAEAQILTRIHHKNLVSMIGYCKDGQYMALVYEYMSEGTLREQLAGNGRNRRSLTWRQRLRIALESAQGLEYLHKGCNPPLIHRDVKTTNILLNTKLEAKIADFGLSKAFNLDNEAHMSTNIFAGTLGYVDPECQATLQPTTKSDVYSFGVVLLELVTGRQAIMYEQEPTNIIQWVRQRLARGNIEEVVDARMHGEYDVNSVWKAANVALKCTVQVSAQRPTMTDVVAQLQEGLELEEGHTGGYANASFYTGGSSDPNSGYNAYAADDQSIDVSQGSTAFEMEHNFGKVPRMNIGPVAR
- the LOC133885183 gene encoding protein OXIDATIVE STRESS 3 LIKE 1-like → MRRPMPKLARDQSKGEETSPKRKSEQETAAFSWASTGGGWERVVQVCLATEMSCRRGEEGNEELFETMSSVSGGESDADGEDHFPDGAGEGTCDQDSRLFVPQPLRGMNSDSIYDMSSMMSQLPGKKGLSRYYEGRSQSFACLEEVRCLEDLRKKDSPYKQKIKSCKSYVALGGMAKKTSSSSCANLNLVAAKGFRPPPIQNGYHQ